CGATAAATACGGTTCCGAAGAAGGGCCACAAGGATTTGGCGATTTTGGCGGTTTTAGTGGATTTGGCGATATATTCAGCAATTTCTTTAATGGATTTGCCGGTTTTGGTCGTAATTCATTTGAACCATCGCGTGGTAATGATATGTTAATGCGCTTGCAAATAACATTTAATGAATCAATAAAAGGTAAGGAAGTCAAACAAAATTTAGACAAGTGAGAGGTATGTAGTCACTGTAATGGTCGTGGTGGTGCGACACCGGCTGATATTGTTACTTGCGATTCTTGTCATGGTAGTGGGCAACAACAAATTCAGCAAAGAACACCTTTTGGCATTATCAATAACACTTCGGTATGTAATAAATGTAAAGGAAAAGGAGAACAAATAATAAATAAATGTAAAGTCTGTTCAGGCAAAATTTACATCAAAAAAGAAAAAGTTGTTACTTTTTCAGTGCCTGCTGGCTCTGATAACGGAGATAGAATCAAACTTACCGGCTATGGTGGTAGAGGAGAAAATGGCGGCTCTTCAGGAGATTTATATGTTGAAATTAATGTTCAACCTCATCAATACTTCCAAAGAGATAATCTAAATATTTATTTAGAATACCCTGTTTCATTTATAGATATAATCAAGGAAAACGAAGTGCTTGTACCGACTCCTTACGGAACAGAAACTATTAAATTACGCAGAACCTACCAAAACGGCAAAACACTTGTTTTGAGCGGAAAAGGTGTTAGAAAGAGCAATCGCGCAGGTGATTTAAAAATATTATTGAAAGTTATTATTCCAGAACTTTCAAGCTCGGATATGAAAAAACTTTCAAAAGATCTTGAACAATATTCAGATACCACAAATACAGATTTCATTAAACAATTCAAATAAACACCAATCGGTGTTTTTTCTTTATCTTAATCTTAATTATTATTTAAAATATAATATATATTATGAAAACAAAGAAAAATCAAAATTTTATCGAACAACTTAATCACAATGACTATAGTCAACAAAGTTTATTTGCTAGTTTTTTAGAATCAGACCCTGAATTTTTTGACGATGTCTCAATTTAT
This genomic interval from Mycoplasma miroungigenitalium contains the following:
- a CDS encoding DnaJ C-terminal domain-containing protein; translated protein: MSKKDYYEVLGVSKDASEKEIKHAYRKLAMQYHPDKLKDGTSDKKMQELNEAYEVLSDKQKRENYDKYGSEEGPQGFGDFGGFSGFGDIFSNFFNGFAGFGRNSFEPSRGNDMLMRLQITFNESIKGKEVKQNLDKWEVCSHCNGRGGATPADIVTCDSCHGSGQQQIQQRTPFGIINNTSVCNKCKGKGEQIINKCKVCSGKIYIKKEKVVTFSVPAGSDNGDRIKLTGYGGRGENGGSSGDLYVEINVQPHQYFQRDNLNIYLEYPVSFIDIIKENEVLVPTPYGTETIKLRRTYQNGKTLVLSGKGVRKSNRAGDLKILLKVIIPELSSSDMKKLSKDLEQYSDTTNTDFIKQFK